A window from Pseudonocardia cypriaca encodes these proteins:
- a CDS encoding CoA transferase subunit A: MAKIVPLPQAVSELVHDGDTVALEGFTHLIPFAAGHEIIRQHRRDLTLVRMTPDLIYDQMIGAGCASKLVFSWGGNPGVGSLHRMRDALANAWPVPLRIEEHSHAGMANRYVAGASGLPFAVLRGYSGTDLPDHTDTISTVECPFTGERLAAVAALNPDVAIVHAQRADRDGNVQLWGITGVQKEAVLAARRSLVTVEEVVDELTPVPGAVVLPGWVVDAVATAPRGAAPSYAHGYYERDNAAYRAWDAISRDREAFLRWRRTIEEAE; the protein is encoded by the coding sequence GTGGCCAAGATCGTGCCGTTGCCGCAGGCCGTGTCGGAGCTCGTGCACGACGGCGACACCGTCGCGCTCGAAGGGTTCACGCACCTGATCCCGTTCGCAGCTGGCCACGAGATCATCCGCCAGCACCGGCGGGACCTCACGCTGGTGCGGATGACCCCCGACCTCATCTACGACCAGATGATCGGGGCGGGCTGCGCGTCCAAGCTGGTCTTCTCCTGGGGAGGCAACCCCGGCGTCGGGTCGCTGCACCGGATGCGCGACGCACTCGCCAACGCCTGGCCAGTGCCCCTGCGGATCGAGGAGCACAGCCACGCCGGGATGGCCAACCGGTACGTGGCGGGCGCGTCGGGGCTGCCGTTCGCGGTGCTCCGCGGCTACAGCGGCACGGACCTGCCCGACCACACCGACACGATCTCCACGGTGGAGTGCCCGTTCACGGGCGAGCGCCTGGCCGCCGTCGCCGCGCTCAACCCGGACGTCGCGATCGTGCACGCCCAGCGAGCCGACCGCGACGGCAACGTGCAGCTGTGGGGCATCACCGGCGTGCAGAAGGAAGCCGTGCTCGCGGCCCGCCGGTCGCTGGTCACCGTCGAGGAGGTCGTCGACGAGCTGACGCCGGTGCCGGGGGCCGTGGTGCTGCCGGGGTGGGTGGTCGATGCCGTGGCGACGGCTCCGCGCGGCGCCGCCCCGTCCTACGCGCACGGTTACTACGAGCGCGACAACGCCGCGTACCGGGCGTGGGACGCGATCAGCCGCGACCGCGAGGCGTTCCTGCGCTGGCGACGCACGATCGAGGAGGCGGAATGA
- a CDS encoding CoA-transferase subunit beta, whose protein sequence is MTDTAEPVAGTQPAATWTADEMMSIAAARALRDGQVCFVGIGLPSTAANLARRLHAPRLVLIYESGTLDTKPAELPLSIGDGILADSALSVVSVPEIFNYWLQPGRIDVGFLSGAQVDRLGNINTTVIGEYDEPTVRLPGSGGAPEIAASCREVIVVMRHRHRAFVEQVDFVTSVGNGSGRGDRELLGLRGAGPVRVITDLGVLEPDPDTAELVLTTLHQGVTVEQVRAETGWPLQVSADLVITAPPSTTELETLRGMRTVGSKAS, encoded by the coding sequence ATGACGGACACCGCGGAGCCCGTAGCCGGCACGCAGCCGGCAGCGACCTGGACCGCCGACGAGATGATGAGCATCGCGGCCGCCCGTGCCCTGCGCGACGGCCAGGTCTGCTTCGTCGGGATCGGCCTGCCGTCCACGGCCGCCAACCTCGCCCGCAGGCTGCACGCCCCGCGGCTGGTCCTGATCTACGAGTCGGGCACCCTCGACACGAAACCGGCGGAGCTCCCGCTCTCCATCGGCGACGGCATCCTCGCCGACTCCGCGCTGAGCGTCGTCAGCGTTCCCGAGATCTTCAACTACTGGCTCCAGCCCGGCCGCATCGACGTCGGGTTCCTCTCCGGCGCTCAGGTCGACCGGCTCGGCAACATCAACACCACGGTGATCGGCGAGTACGACGAGCCGACCGTCCGGCTGCCCGGCTCGGGCGGCGCACCCGAGATCGCGGCGTCCTGCCGGGAGGTGATCGTCGTGATGCGGCACCGGCACCGGGCCTTCGTCGAGCAGGTCGACTTCGTGACGTCGGTCGGGAACGGCAGCGGCCGCGGCGACCGCGAGCTGCTCGGGCTGCGCGGGGCCGGCCCGGTCCGCGTGATCACCGATCTCGGGGTGCTGGAACCGGACCCGGACACGGCCGAGCTGGTGCTCACCACGCTGCACCAGGGCGTGACCGTGGAGCAGGTGCGGGCCGAGACCGGGTGGCCGCTGCAGGTCTCGGCCGATCTCGTCATCACGGCGCCGCCGAGCACGACCGAGCTGGAGACGCTGCGCGGGATGCGCACCGTCGGCTCGAAGGCGAGCTGA
- the pcaD gene encoding 3-oxoadipate enol-lactonase gives MAVDLHHVDEGPRDAPVLVLSGSLGSTLEMWRPQVAPLTERFRVIRLDHRGHGGSPVPPGPYAMADLADDVLALLDRLGLERVAWCGLSLGGMVGMYLASEAPERITNLTLCCTSSNFPDTTVWKERIAAVSSGGTAPLADGIVSRWFTPDWAAAHPDVVAEAAGWVARTPDAGYLACCQALEVWDHRDRLGAITAPTLVIAGSADPSTPVEPHARTIAEGIPDARLEVLPAAHLATIEVAEDATRLIAEHAAR, from the coding sequence GTGGCCGTCGACCTGCACCACGTCGACGAGGGGCCGCGCGACGCGCCCGTCCTCGTGCTGTCCGGCTCCCTCGGCTCCACCCTGGAGATGTGGCGACCCCAGGTCGCGCCGCTCACCGAGCGGTTCCGCGTGATCCGGTTGGACCACCGGGGGCACGGCGGCTCCCCGGTACCTCCCGGGCCGTACGCGATGGCCGACCTCGCGGACGACGTGCTCGCCCTGCTCGACCGGCTCGGCCTGGAGCGCGTGGCGTGGTGCGGGCTGTCGCTCGGCGGGATGGTCGGGATGTACCTGGCGTCGGAGGCGCCGGAGCGGATCACCAACCTCACGCTGTGCTGCACCTCGTCCAACTTCCCCGACACCACGGTCTGGAAGGAGCGCATCGCGGCTGTCTCCTCCGGTGGCACCGCTCCGCTCGCGGACGGGATCGTGTCGCGGTGGTTCACGCCGGACTGGGCCGCAGCGCACCCGGACGTCGTGGCCGAGGCGGCGGGTTGGGTCGCACGCACCCCCGACGCCGGATACCTCGCGTGCTGCCAGGCGCTCGAGGTGTGGGACCACCGCGACCGCCTCGGCGCGATCACCGCGCCCACGCTCGTGATCGCCGGTTCCGCCGACCCGTCGACGCCGGTCGAGCCGCACGCCCGCACGATCGCCGAAGGCATCCCCGACGCCCGGCTCGAGGTGCTGCCCGCCGCCCACCTCGCGACGATCGAGGTCGCGGAGGACGCGACGCGGCTGATCGCGGAGCACGCGGCCCGCTAG